From a single Dendropsophus ebraccatus isolate aDenEbr1 chromosome 8, aDenEbr1.pat, whole genome shotgun sequence genomic region:
- the ADRB1 gene encoding beta-1 adrenergic receptor has product MGDGWVPPDVRNRSGSTEASPLFPPSEMSPQWTIGMAALMTTIIFLILMGNIMVIVAIAKNQRLQTLTNVFITSLACADLIMGLFVVPLGATLVVSGTWMYGSIFCEFWTSVDVLCVTASIETLCVIAIDRYIAITSPFRYQSLLTKARAKGIVCTVWAISALVSFLPIMMHWWRDTKDPLALSCYEDPGCCDFVTNRAYAIASSIISFYVPLVVMIFVYFRVFKEAKKQMKKIDKCEGRFHQNQTLGNARSSRRRLSKMLVVKEQKALKTLGIIMGTFTLCWLPFFLANIVNVFYRNLIPDKLFLFLNWLGYVNSAFNPIIYCRSPDFRKAFKRLLCCPRKANRRLHAATDISRHSTGFANSLDTTNVLATWSECNGTTQQSLEPLGPPT; this is encoded by the coding sequence ATGGGGGACGGCTGGGTGCCCCCTGACGTCAGGAACCGGAGTGGCTCTACAGAGGCCAGCCCCCTATTCCCTCCCTCCGAGATGTCCCCCCAGTGGACCATAGGTATGGCTGCCCTGATGACCACCATCATCTTCCTCATCCTGATGGGTAACATCATGGTCATTGTGGCCATTGCTAAGAACCAGAGACTGCAGACCCTGACCAATGTGTTCATCACCTCTCTGGCCTGTGCTGACCTCATCATGGGGCTCTTTGTGGTGCCCCTGGGGGCCACCCTGGTGGTGAGTGGCACCTGGATGTATGGCTCCATCTTCTGTGAGTTCTGGACCTCAGTGGATGTTCTGTGTGTCACTGCCAGTATAGAGACCCTGTGTGTCATCGCCATTGACCGCTACATCGCCATCACCTCCCCGTTCCGCTATCAGAGCCTGCTCACCAAGGCCAGGGCCAAAGgcattgtgtgcacagtgtggGCCATCTCCGCACTGGTCTCCTTCCTGCCCATCATGATGCACTGGTGGAGGGACACCAAAGACCCATTGGCCCTGAGCTGCTACGAGGACCCTGGGTGCTGTGACTTTGTCACCAACAGAGCCTACGCCATCgcctcctccatcatctccttctaCGTCCCCTTGGTGGTCATGATCTTTGTCTACTTCAGGGTTTTCAAAGAAGCCAAGAAGCAGATGAAGAAGATCGATAAATGTGAGGGCAGGTTCCACCAAAACCAGACACTGGGCAATGCCCGCTCCAGCAGGAGGAGACTTTCCAAAATGCTGGTGGTCAAGGAACAGAAAGCACTGAAAACCCTGGGCATTATCATGGGCACCTTCACCCTCTGCTGGTTGCCCTTCTTCTTGGCCAACATAGTGAACGTCTTCTACAGGAACCTCATCCCGGATAAGCTCTTCTTGTTCCTGAACTGGTTGGGATATGTGAACTCTGCCTTCAACCCCATCATCTACTGCAGGAGCCCGGACTTCAGGAAAGCCTTCAAGAGGCTCCTGTGCTGCCCCCGCAAGGCAAACAGAAGGCTCCACGCTGCCACCGACATCTCCCGCCACTCTACAGGGTTCGCAAACTCTCTGGATACCACCAATGTACTGGCCACGTGGTCTGAGTGCAATGGGACCACCCAGCAGTCCCTGGAGCCCCTTGGGCCGCCCACATGA